A DNA window from Stutzerimonas stutzeri contains the following coding sequences:
- a CDS encoding substrate-binding periplasmic protein has product MKSFLASVVLVFSLPALAEPTYTIGVEKAAFLPHYQGDAEGNYQGFAREVFDRFAAHSGVRVTLRVMPVDALLPALLAGEIDAKYPDNPNWSVPAKTGRDVRYSQPLVNYVDGVMVAPRRAGLGLEQLRRLAVVDGWTPRGYEDRIGTNQILLVSTRDLPRMVRQALLKDTDGGYYNVVVAAHYLNNVRAKPGALVFDPGLPHTRGTFNLSSVRHPELILRFDRFLDEQRLELAALKERHQVEANLSSEYIGMEQWKVDFIERKKLKQTGGN; this is encoded by the coding sequence ATGAAGTCCTTTCTTGCCTCGGTTGTTCTGGTGTTCTCGCTTCCCGCCCTCGCTGAGCCGACCTACACCATCGGCGTTGAGAAGGCGGCATTCCTGCCGCACTACCAGGGTGACGCCGAGGGCAATTACCAAGGCTTTGCGCGCGAGGTTTTCGACCGTTTCGCCGCCCATAGTGGCGTGCGGGTAACCCTGCGGGTGATGCCGGTCGATGCGCTATTGCCGGCGCTGCTGGCAGGCGAAATCGATGCGAAATACCCCGACAACCCGAACTGGTCGGTCCCGGCGAAGACCGGGCGCGACGTGAGATACAGCCAGCCACTGGTCAACTATGTCGATGGGGTCATGGTGGCGCCGCGCCGCGCAGGACTCGGCCTCGAGCAACTCCGGCGGCTCGCCGTGGTGGATGGCTGGACACCGCGGGGTTACGAAGACCGTATCGGCACGAATCAAATTCTGTTGGTCAGTACCAGGGATCTGCCGCGCATGGTGCGGCAGGCGCTGTTGAAGGACACCGATGGCGGCTACTACAACGTAGTGGTTGCAGCCCATTACCTTAATAACGTGCGGGCCAAGCCCGGCGCGTTGGTTTTCGATCCGGGCCTGCCGCATACCCGCGGCACCTTCAACCTTTCCAGTGTCCGGCATCCTGAGCTGATCCTGCGATTCGACCGCTTTCTCGATGAGCAGCGTCTCGAACTCGCAGCGCTGAAGGAAAGGCATCAGGTGGAGGCCAATCTGTCGTCTGAGTACATCGGTATGGAGCAGTGGAAGGTCGACTTTATCGAGCGGAAAAAGCTCAAGCAGACCGGGGGAAACTAG
- a CDS encoding sensor domain-containing diguanylate cyclase, with protein MPRLNLKQRSLLPLLAVIIGIGFAVSSLASYYMSRETIRKGIIGVELPLTADVISGEIQKDLVRLVQVSSAMAQDPFVLDWLDHGEANPALISRYLQAIQQRYDTSTAFFASRVSETYYTDTSAQTMQPSDTADGWFYRFEQSGLPWEIVVDVSRLTMFINYRVLGAGGEFLGVAGVGLTLERVVELIDTYQRRFQRNIYFVDARRRIAMSGQHGGPDGAARGTALADVPGLADLNRQLPQLRPGSFAYESGGAQHFINIRDIPELGWFLMVEKQESSVMAPVRRALWINLLICFSVTATVLSLVGLISRRYLQRIETMATHDALTGLLNRHGFALVAGQAILETRRQQGSLCAVILDLDHFKQFNDRHGHLAGDFVLRHFAQLLSRQIRQSDLVSRWGGEEFVVLFKDTDFATAASLAERVRAATEAELFNYDGTRLEVTVSIGAARLAPKGTLEQMLREADEALYRAKNSGRNRVCLAAATHETAGTAPSGC; from the coding sequence ATGCCGCGACTGAACCTGAAGCAGCGTTCCCTGCTCCCGCTTTTGGCGGTAATCATTGGAATTGGCTTCGCCGTTAGCAGCCTCGCCAGCTACTACATGTCTCGGGAAACCATCCGCAAAGGCATCATCGGCGTGGAGTTGCCGCTTACCGCGGATGTGATTTCAGGGGAAATACAAAAAGACCTGGTTCGCCTGGTCCAGGTCTCCTCGGCGATGGCGCAAGATCCTTTCGTGCTCGACTGGTTGGATCATGGTGAAGCCAACCCGGCATTGATCAGCCGTTACCTGCAAGCCATCCAGCAGCGATACGACACGTCCACGGCCTTCTTCGCCTCGCGCGTGTCGGAAACCTATTACACAGACACCTCAGCCCAAACCATGCAACCGAGCGATACAGCCGACGGCTGGTTCTATCGCTTCGAACAGAGCGGACTACCTTGGGAAATCGTCGTCGACGTCTCAAGGCTGACGATGTTCATCAACTATCGCGTGCTAGGCGCTGGCGGTGAGTTCCTGGGTGTCGCTGGGGTTGGCTTGACGCTCGAGCGGGTCGTGGAGCTGATCGATACGTACCAGCGTCGTTTTCAACGCAACATCTACTTCGTCGATGCACGCCGACGCATCGCCATGAGCGGTCAACATGGCGGGCCGGATGGCGCTGCCCGCGGAACCGCGCTGGCCGATGTCCCTGGCCTGGCCGATCTCAACCGACAATTGCCGCAGCTTCGCCCGGGCTCATTCGCGTACGAGAGCGGGGGCGCGCAACACTTCATCAACATTCGGGATATCCCGGAGCTGGGCTGGTTCCTGATGGTTGAAAAGCAGGAAAGCAGCGTTATGGCGCCGGTGCGCCGCGCCCTCTGGATAAATCTGCTGATCTGCTTCAGCGTGACCGCCACGGTGCTGTCGCTGGTGGGTCTGATCAGCCGCCGCTATCTGCAGCGGATCGAAACCATGGCCACCCACGATGCCCTGACCGGATTGCTCAATCGTCATGGTTTTGCGCTGGTCGCCGGACAGGCCATCCTGGAAACCAGGCGGCAACAAGGTAGCCTGTGCGCGGTAATTCTTGATCTGGACCACTTCAAGCAGTTCAACGATCGACACGGGCATCTGGCCGGTGATTTCGTGCTTCGTCACTTTGCGCAACTGCTGAGCAGGCAGATTCGGCAGTCCGATCTGGTATCCCGATGGGGCGGCGAAGAATTCGTCGTGCTCTTCAAAGACACCGACTTCGCCACCGCAGCCTCGCTGGCAGAGCGCGTGCGAGCGGCTACAGAGGCAGAGCTGTTCAACTATGACGGCACGCGCCTGGAGGTCACCGTAAGCATTGGCGCTGCGCGTCTTGCACCCAAAGGCACGCTTGAACAGATGCTACGGGAAGCGGACGAGGCCCTCTATCGAGCGAAAAACAGCGGACGCAACCGCGTATGCCTGGCTGCTGCAACCCACGAAACCGCTGGTACTGCGCCGTCCGGCTGCTAG
- a CDS encoding methyl-accepting chemotaxis protein, with amino-acid sequence MPFMQRSIQWQLIVSMGAALLTSTLIVILVYSSAVNRLAERYLVGQALPANIAAIRNDIERTLTAPITATAGIAHNALVLDWLRASESGIGADAIGRYLDGVKAQQNALTTSIAVLESGNYYSEAGLSRTLSRSAAGDGWFYSLIDGGIERRFEIDIDKASRQPTLFINQRISVAGKTLGVAGLGYSLTSMSELISNFRFGERGEVYLISGDGRVKVHPRTENNDRAELSTLTGRDAAQQLLNRAEGAVRFERDGEAFLAIAQPLESLGWVLVSEVPEAEIFAEARRTLWTISLIGACIALFFLGLVVLLARGLVKPIRQVTNALVEIGGGGGDLTRRLDESRADELGDLARGFNRFIGSLRSLIGDVLNTSEQLRTAVGQVARVVDDTAVRAGRQHEMTDMVATAVHEMGLTVQEIARNASNAAQASQGARSEALQARQVVGESIRHIERMSGEIGQAASSVTELAQQVASIDQVLAVIRSISEQTNLLALNAAIEAARAGDMGRGFAVVADEVRTLASRTQASTDEIQQMIQRLKNGAETAVGAMHAGQAATGTGVHASQRTGQSLQAITEQVEAISDMNTQVAAATEEQSSVTEEITHNVQGIADLAQATAQDVQECRADCQALSQLAEDLGRQMGSFRL; translated from the coding sequence ATGCCTTTCATGCAACGCAGTATCCAATGGCAGCTGATTGTCAGCATGGGAGCAGCCCTGCTCACCAGTACTCTGATCGTCATTCTCGTGTATTCCTCCGCGGTCAATCGCTTGGCCGAACGCTATCTCGTTGGCCAGGCATTGCCAGCAAATATCGCGGCCATTCGTAACGACATCGAGCGCACCCTTACCGCTCCGATCACCGCTACGGCCGGCATTGCACATAACGCGCTGGTGCTTGATTGGCTGCGTGCAAGCGAATCTGGCATCGGCGCGGATGCTATCGGTCGTTATCTGGACGGTGTGAAAGCGCAGCAGAACGCGCTGACCACTTCGATCGCGGTACTGGAGAGCGGCAACTATTACTCAGAGGCGGGCCTATCTCGCACGCTCAGCCGCAGCGCGGCAGGCGACGGTTGGTTCTACAGCCTTATAGATGGCGGCATCGAACGGCGTTTCGAGATTGATATCGACAAGGCCTCTCGGCAACCGACCCTGTTTATCAACCAGCGCATCAGTGTCGCTGGTAAGACCTTGGGTGTTGCAGGGCTGGGCTACAGCCTTACGAGCATGTCCGAGCTGATCAGCAACTTTCGTTTTGGCGAGCGCGGTGAGGTGTATCTCATCAGTGGCGATGGCCGGGTGAAGGTACATCCACGAACCGAGAACAATGACCGAGCAGAACTGAGCACGCTGACCGGGCGTGATGCCGCGCAGCAACTGCTCAACCGGGCCGAGGGGGCGGTACGCTTCGAGCGCGACGGTGAAGCATTTCTGGCGATCGCACAGCCGCTGGAAAGCCTTGGCTGGGTACTGGTGAGCGAAGTGCCGGAAGCGGAAATCTTTGCTGAAGCCCGTCGTACGCTTTGGACCATCAGCCTGATCGGCGCGTGCATTGCCCTGTTTTTCCTCGGGCTAGTCGTCTTGTTGGCCCGAGGCCTGGTGAAACCGATTCGCCAGGTGACCAACGCGCTGGTTGAAATCGGCGGAGGTGGTGGCGATCTCACGCGTCGGCTGGACGAAAGCCGTGCCGACGAGCTCGGCGATCTGGCGCGCGGCTTCAATCGCTTTATCGGCAGCCTGCGCAGTCTGATCGGCGATGTGCTCAACACCAGCGAGCAGTTGCGCACCGCTGTCGGCCAGGTGGCGCGGGTGGTCGACGACACCGCCGTGCGCGCGGGGCGTCAGCATGAGATGACCGACATGGTCGCCACAGCCGTGCACGAGATGGGTCTCACCGTGCAGGAAATCGCGCGCAACGCCAGCAACGCGGCGCAAGCCTCGCAAGGCGCGCGCAGCGAGGCACTGCAGGCGCGACAGGTGGTGGGTGAATCGATCAGGCACATCGAGCGGATGTCCGGCGAGATCGGCCAGGCAGCCAGCTCGGTCACCGAGCTCGCGCAGCAGGTGGCCTCAATCGATCAGGTGCTGGCGGTGATCCGCAGCATTTCCGAGCAGACCAATCTGCTGGCACTCAACGCGGCCATCGAAGCGGCCCGTGCCGGCGACATGGGTCGTGGCTTCGCGGTCGTGGCCGATGAGGTGCGCACGCTGGCCAGCCGCACCCAGGCATCGACGGACGAGATCCAGCAAATGATCCAGCGTTTGAAGAATGGTGCAGAGACCGCGGTGGGCGCCATGCATGCCGGCCAGGCCGCAACGGGTACCGGCGTGCATGCCAGCCAGCGCACCGGTCAGTCGCTGCAGGCGATCACCGAGCAAGTGGAAGCCATCAGCGACATGAACACTCAGGTAGCCGCTGCGACCGAGGAGCAGAGCAGCGTCACCGAGGAGATCACCCATAACGTGCAGGGCATCGCCGATCTGGCGCAAGCCACGGCGCAGGACGTGCAGGAATGTCGGGCCGATTGCCAGGCGCTGTCGCAACTGGCAGAGGATCTGGGGCGGCAGATGGGGAGCTTCCGCCTGTAA
- a CDS encoding DUF5020 family protein encodes MQLKTAPLCLALTGALLATPALAGDLMHWQNNSLTYLYGQDYKVDPDTQQTVTFEHASGWAWGDMFFFVDNIWYNGVSGSDGHTYYGEFSPRLSLSKISGRDFSFGVVKDVLVAATYERGESSAAGVPNQNYLLGPGFDLDLPGFDRFALNFYYRKPDGSTGRASGQWQVTPTWAMTFPVGKSDILFDGFIDWVVNDAGSESRGDFLKKNLHIVPQIKYDLGKALNNEPGRLYVGIEYDYWSNKYGIEDGGFVSRNFVGKTDQSTASVLIKAHF; translated from the coding sequence ATGCAACTGAAGACTGCCCCGCTCTGCCTCGCCCTTACCGGCGCCCTGCTCGCGACACCGGCGCTGGCCGGCGATCTGATGCACTGGCAGAACAACAGCCTGACCTACCTGTACGGCCAGGATTACAAGGTCGATCCCGACACCCAGCAGACCGTCACCTTCGAACATGCCAGCGGTTGGGCATGGGGCGACATGTTCTTCTTCGTCGATAACATCTGGTACAACGGCGTGAGTGGCAGCGACGGCCACACCTACTACGGCGAGTTCAGCCCACGCCTGTCGCTGAGCAAGATCAGCGGCCGCGACTTCTCCTTCGGTGTGGTCAAGGACGTGCTGGTTGCCGCCACCTACGAGCGCGGCGAAAGCTCGGCCGCAGGCGTGCCGAATCAGAACTACCTCTTGGGCCCAGGCTTCGATCTCGACCTGCCTGGCTTTGACCGTTTCGCGCTGAACTTCTACTACCGCAAGCCCGACGGCTCCACCGGCCGTGCTTCCGGTCAGTGGCAAGTGACGCCCACCTGGGCGATGACCTTCCCGGTCGGCAAGTCGGACATCCTCTTCGACGGCTTCATTGACTGGGTTGTCAATGATGCGGGTTCCGAGTCCCGCGGCGATTTCCTGAAGAAGAACCTGCACATCGTCCCGCAGATCAAATACGACCTGGGCAAGGCGCTGAACAACGAGCCGGGTCGTCTCTATGTGGGTATCGAATACGACTACTGGTCCAACAAGTACGGCATCGAAGACGGTGGATTCGTCAGCCGCAACTTCGTCGGCAAGACCGATCAGAGCACAGCCAGCGTGCTGATCAAGGCGCACTTCTAA
- a CDS encoding uracil-xanthine permease family protein has translation MAGLTMTATDTSSGSAAAPQQDLIYGLDDRPAPLPALFAALQHVLASFVGVITPTLIVGSALGLGAYVPYLVSMALFVSGLGTFVQAKRIGPIGSGLLCLQGTSFGFLSAILSAGFIVKARGGTPEEILATLFGVSFCAAFVEIAFSQCINKLRRVITPVVTGTIICLMGLSLIKVAMTDIAGGYGAPDLGALSNLALAGLVIGIIVVLNRFPWPVLRLSAVIVALGVGYGVALAMGKVDLSGLGSLPLVSVPQPFRFGFAFDWMAFIPIAVIFLITPLETAGDLTANSMISRQPVRGPLYMRRIKSGILADGCASVTAAVFNSLPMTTFSQNNGVIQLTGVASRYVGFYIAGLLILLGLFPVVGGVLQAMPKPVLGGATLIMFGTVAIAGIKILAEAGLHRRNMLIVSISLGMGLGVAGVPEVLSAMPDVLKNIFGSPITIGAFSAILLNLFLPREPSEMDVFDPEELIEDAVGTNTLSVNIPDYRKQDDRHNRDVMPHATRADSTG, from the coding sequence ATGGCAGGCTTGACCATGACCGCAACCGATACGAGCAGCGGCAGCGCTGCAGCACCTCAGCAAGACCTCATCTATGGGCTGGACGACCGTCCGGCCCCCCTTCCGGCACTCTTCGCGGCACTGCAGCACGTACTGGCGAGCTTCGTCGGCGTAATCACCCCGACCCTGATCGTCGGCAGCGCCCTCGGCCTGGGCGCCTACGTGCCCTACCTCGTCAGCATGGCGCTGTTCGTCTCCGGGCTCGGCACCTTCGTCCAGGCCAAGCGCATCGGCCCGATCGGCTCCGGGCTGCTGTGCCTGCAGGGCACCAGCTTCGGCTTTCTCAGCGCGATCCTCAGCGCCGGCTTCATCGTCAAGGCACGCGGCGGCACGCCTGAGGAGATTCTCGCCACGCTGTTCGGCGTCAGCTTTTGCGCGGCCTTCGTAGAAATCGCCTTCAGCCAGTGCATCAACAAGCTGCGTCGGGTGATTACTCCCGTGGTCACCGGCACGATCATCTGCCTGATGGGACTGTCGCTGATCAAGGTGGCCATGACCGACATCGCTGGCGGCTACGGCGCGCCCGATCTTGGCGCGCTGTCCAACCTCGCTCTGGCGGGCCTGGTAATCGGCATCATCGTGGTGCTCAACCGCTTCCCCTGGCCGGTACTTCGGCTTTCTGCAGTGATCGTCGCGCTCGGCGTTGGCTACGGCGTGGCACTGGCGATGGGCAAGGTCGACCTGTCCGGCCTCGGCAGCCTGCCCTTGGTCAGCGTGCCGCAGCCGTTCCGTTTCGGCTTCGCCTTCGACTGGATGGCGTTCATTCCGATCGCTGTGATTTTCTTGATCACACCGCTGGAGACAGCGGGCGACCTCACGGCCAACTCGATGATTTCACGCCAACCGGTGCGCGGGCCGCTGTATATGCGGCGCATCAAGTCGGGCATCCTGGCTGACGGCTGCGCTTCGGTCACCGCAGCGGTGTTCAACAGCCTGCCGATGACCACCTTCAGCCAGAACAATGGCGTGATCCAGCTGACCGGCGTGGCCAGCCGCTATGTCGGCTTCTATATAGCCGGGCTGCTGATTCTGCTGGGCCTGTTCCCGGTGGTCGGCGGCGTGCTGCAAGCCATGCCCAAGCCCGTGCTCGGCGGCGCCACCCTCATCATGTTCGGCACCGTAGCGATCGCCGGCATCAAGATCCTCGCCGAAGCGGGTCTGCATCGGCGCAACATGCTGATCGTCTCGATCTCGCTGGGCATGGGGCTGGGCGTTGCCGGCGTGCCGGAAGTGCTGAGCGCGATGCCCGACGTGCTGAAAAACATCTTCGGCTCGCCGATCACCATCGGCGCCTTCAGCGCCATTCTGCTCAATCTGTTCCTGCCCCGAGAGCCGAGCGAGATGGATGTCTTCGACCCGGAAGAGCTGATCGAGGATGCCGTCGGCACCAACACCCTCTCGGTGAACATCCCCGACTACCGGAAACAGGATGATCGCCACAACCGTGACGTCATGCCGCATGCGACCAGGGCCGATTCTACGGGTTGA
- a CDS encoding cation:proton antiporter family protein yields MLEASWIAFAFVLGLAARYIGLPPLIGYLAAGFALSTAGSDVGVGPNDSDILQHLAHLGVLLLLFTVGLKLKISNLVRREVIGGSLLHFVISSLLVLPGIVLILDMPWNEALLLAIALSFSSTVLAAKVLESKRELRAFHGRVAIGVLIIQDLIALVVMSVAAGQVPSPWALLVFLLPLLRPLLFRLLDASGHEELLILLGLMLALVVGGHGFEAVGLSSELGALAFGAMLAKHKRAGELSNSLWAIKEVFLVGFFLQIGMGGLPDASALTFALVMAVLLPLKGVLFFFLFLGFRLRARSAFLSASSLTNYSEFGLIVASVVLPQWLTPLAVAVALSFVVSAQLNRVVHPLYERLARRLIPLERNIRHPDEQPVSLGDAQILIMGMGRTGRAAYDHLSAKGYRLVSLDSDPVMVERNSAEGRHILFADAEDQMFWQNLQMNDVKAVILAMNDAEAKIISTTKLRGNGFSGLIVSHAMYEDIAQRIQEAGADHTYLTMSEAGAGLAENVARALDPK; encoded by the coding sequence ATGTTAGAAGCCAGCTGGATTGCCTTTGCCTTTGTCCTGGGGCTGGCGGCCCGTTACATCGGTCTGCCACCGCTGATTGGCTACCTGGCAGCCGGCTTCGCCCTATCGACTGCCGGCTCGGATGTTGGCGTCGGCCCCAACGACAGCGACATCCTCCAGCATCTGGCCCATCTCGGCGTCCTGCTGCTGCTGTTTACCGTCGGCCTCAAGCTGAAGATCAGCAACCTGGTACGGCGTGAGGTCATCGGCGGCAGCCTGCTGCATTTCGTCATATCTAGCCTGCTGGTGCTGCCGGGCATCGTGCTGATTCTCGATATGCCCTGGAACGAGGCGTTGCTACTGGCGATCGCACTGTCGTTCTCCAGTACCGTGCTGGCGGCCAAGGTGCTGGAGAGCAAGCGCGAGCTGCGCGCGTTCCATGGCCGGGTAGCAATCGGCGTGCTGATCATCCAGGACCTTATTGCGCTGGTGGTAATGAGCGTGGCCGCCGGCCAGGTGCCGTCGCCATGGGCTTTGCTGGTGTTCCTGCTGCCGCTACTGCGTCCGTTGCTGTTCCGCCTGCTGGACGCCAGCGGTCATGAAGAACTGCTGATACTGCTGGGATTGATGCTCGCGCTGGTGGTCGGCGGCCACGGCTTCGAAGCGGTCGGGCTGAGCTCCGAACTGGGTGCGCTCGCCTTCGGCGCCATGCTGGCCAAGCACAAGCGAGCCGGCGAACTGTCCAACTCGCTGTGGGCGATCAAGGAAGTCTTTCTGGTCGGCTTCTTTCTACAGATCGGCATGGGCGGCCTGCCGGATGCCAGCGCGCTGACCTTCGCGCTGGTGATGGCCGTGTTGCTGCCGCTCAAGGGCGTGCTGTTCTTCTTTCTATTCCTCGGCTTTCGTCTGCGCGCACGCAGTGCCTTCCTCAGCGCCTCGAGCCTGACCAACTACAGCGAGTTCGGCCTGATCGTCGCCAGCGTGGTACTGCCGCAATGGTTGACGCCGCTGGCAGTTGCCGTGGCGCTTTCGTTCGTCGTCTCGGCGCAGCTCAATCGAGTGGTACACCCGTTATACGAACGCCTGGCCCGCCGGCTGATTCCGCTTGAACGAAACATCCGTCACCCCGACGAGCAACCGGTGTCGCTCGGCGATGCACAGATCCTGATCATGGGCATGGGCCGCACCGGCCGCGCGGCCTACGACCACCTGAGCGCGAAGGGCTATCGCCTGGTCAGCCTGGATTCCGACCCGGTGATGGTCGAGCGCAATAGCGCCGAAGGCCGCCATATTCTGTTTGCCGATGCCGAAGACCAGATGTTCTGGCAGAACCTCCAGATGAACGACGTCAAGGCAGTGATCCTGGCGATGAATGACGCCGAAGCGAAGATCATTTCCACCACCAAGCTGCGTGGAAATGGTTTCTCAGGCCTGATCGTCTCCCATGCCATGTACGAAGACATTGCCCAGCGCATACAAGAGGCCGGGGCCGATCACACCTACCTGACCATGAGCGAAGCCGGCGCGGGCCTGGCGGAGAACGTCGCGCGGGCCTTGGACCCTAAATAG
- a CDS encoding nucleobase:cation symporter-2 family protein, translating into MNDVTERETAPATEKRLPLLQMLLVSLQHVLLMYGGAVAVPLIVGQAAGLSREEIAFLINADLLVAGIATVVQSMGIGPLGIRMPVMMGASFAAVSSMVVMAGMPGVGMTGIFGATIAAGFFGLLIAPFVCKIVRLFPPLVTGTVITAIGLSLFPVAVNWAGGGSATGEFGALPYLGVAAAVLVVILLINQFMRGFWVNVSVLIGMGLGYVLAGSLGMVDLTGIHTASTFEVVTPNHFGAPQFLLAPILSMCLVVVIIFVESAGMFLALGKITGQEVDPNQLRRGLLCDAGATFLAGFMNTFTHSSFAQNIGLVQMTGVRSRYVTAVAGLILISLSLLPKAAFMVASIPAAVLGGAGIAMFGMVAATGIKILQEADISDRRNQLLVAVSIGLGMIPVVRPEFFAQLPHWLEPITHSGIALATLSAVALNLLFNVLGGPEREALTGSAHT; encoded by the coding sequence ATGAACGATGTGACCGAGCGGGAAACCGCGCCAGCCACAGAAAAGCGGCTGCCCTTGCTGCAGATGCTGCTGGTGAGTCTCCAGCACGTCCTGCTGATGTATGGGGGAGCTGTCGCAGTCCCGCTGATAGTGGGCCAGGCGGCCGGGCTGTCGCGCGAAGAAATTGCCTTCCTGATCAACGCCGACCTGCTGGTGGCCGGTATCGCAACCGTTGTGCAGTCGATGGGTATCGGGCCGCTAGGAATCCGCATGCCGGTCATGATGGGCGCGAGCTTCGCGGCGGTAAGCAGCATGGTGGTCATGGCCGGCATGCCGGGCGTAGGCATGACTGGCATTTTCGGTGCGACCATCGCCGCCGGCTTCTTCGGTTTGCTGATCGCTCCCTTCGTCTGCAAGATCGTGCGGCTGTTTCCACCTCTGGTAACCGGCACGGTGATTACCGCTATCGGGCTCTCGCTATTCCCGGTGGCAGTCAACTGGGCAGGCGGCGGAAGCGCTACTGGCGAATTCGGCGCCCTGCCCTACCTTGGGGTCGCGGCAGCCGTACTGGTCGTCATTCTGCTGATCAACCAGTTCATGCGCGGCTTCTGGGTCAACGTATCGGTGCTGATCGGCATGGGCCTGGGCTATGTGCTGGCTGGCAGCCTCGGCATGGTCGATCTGACCGGCATACATACCGCGTCCACATTTGAAGTCGTCACGCCCAATCACTTTGGCGCACCGCAATTCCTCCTCGCCCCCATTCTGTCGATGTGCCTGGTGGTGGTGATCATCTTCGTCGAGTCCGCGGGGATGTTTCTCGCCCTTGGCAAGATTACCGGCCAGGAAGTCGATCCGAACCAGCTGCGCCGTGGCCTGCTGTGTGATGCCGGCGCGACGTTCCTGGCTGGTTTCATGAACACTTTCACGCACTCATCGTTCGCCCAGAACATCGGCCTGGTGCAGATGACAGGCGTGCGCAGCCGCTACGTCACCGCCGTCGCCGGGCTGATCCTGATCAGCCTGAGCCTGCTACCGAAAGCAGCGTTCATGGTTGCATCGATCCCCGCGGCAGTGCTCGGCGGCGCCGGTATCGCCATGTTCGGCATGGTCGCGGCGACAGGCATCAAGATTCTCCAGGAGGCCGATATCAGTGATCGACGCAACCAGCTGTTGGTTGCGGTAAGCATCGGTCTGGGCATGATTCCAGTAGTTCGCCCGGAGTTCTTCGCGCAGCTGCCGCACTGGCTGGAGCCGATCACCCACAGCGGTATCGCCCTAGCGACGTTGAGTGCCGTGGCGCTGAATCTGCTGTTCAACGTGCTTGGCGGCCCGGAGCGTGAGGCCTTGACCGGCTCGGCCCACACCTGA
- a CDS encoding urate hydroxylase PuuD, which yields MDAHLTEWLNLSIRWIHMIVGIAWIGASFYFVWLENNLNRSNPREGLSGDLWAIHGGGIYHLEKYKLAPPQMPENLHWFKWEAYTTWLSGVALLMVVYYLNPSLYLIAPGSGLSPATAIALGFGSLIVGWFVYDLLCDSALGKTPALLGLILFVLVIAACWGYSQVFSGRAAYIHTGALIGTIMVGNVFRIIMPAQRALVAAIEQNRTPDPLLPAKGLLRSRHNNYFTLPVLFIMISNHFPSTYGSQYNWLILAALGALSVLARHYFNTRHSGNRFAWALPAAALGMICLAYVTAPNRQPAAPNLAPTSPEQASMSAQQTGTSTVAEADASNSEFAKVRSVIDERCTVCHAAQPSSPLFSAPPAGVMFDTPEQIKQQAAKIHAQSVASQIMPLGNMTNMTQEERDLLGAWIDKGAPID from the coding sequence GTGGACGCACATCTGACCGAATGGCTGAACCTGAGTATTCGCTGGATTCACATGATCGTCGGCATCGCCTGGATCGGTGCCTCCTTCTACTTCGTCTGGCTGGAAAACAACCTCAACCGCAGTAACCCACGCGAGGGGCTTTCGGGCGACCTCTGGGCCATCCACGGTGGCGGTATCTACCACCTGGAAAAATACAAGCTGGCCCCGCCGCAGATGCCGGAAAACCTGCACTGGTTCAAGTGGGAGGCCTACACCACCTGGCTGTCCGGCGTGGCACTGCTGATGGTGGTGTATTACCTCAACCCGAGCCTGTACCTGATCGCGCCAGGCAGTGGCCTGTCTCCCGCGACCGCCATCGCCCTAGGCTTCGGCTCGCTGATCGTGGGCTGGTTCGTCTACGACCTGCTCTGCGATTCAGCCCTTGGCAAAACGCCCGCCCTGCTCGGCCTGATCCTCTTCGTACTGGTGATCGCCGCCTGCTGGGGCTATTCGCAAGTATTCAGCGGTCGCGCGGCCTACATTCACACCGGTGCGCTGATCGGCACGATCATGGTCGGCAACGTGTTCCGCATCATCATGCCGGCCCAGCGCGCGCTGGTGGCGGCCATCGAACAGAACCGCACGCCCGACCCGTTGCTGCCGGCCAAGGGCCTGCTGCGTTCGCGGCACAACAATTACTTCACCCTGCCGGTGCTGTTCATCATGATCAGCAACCACTTCCCCAGCACATACGGCAGCCAGTACAACTGGCTGATCCTCGCCGCCCTCGGCGCGCTGTCGGTGCTGGCACGCCACTACTTCAACACCCGCCACAGTGGTAATCGCTTCGCCTGGGCGCTACCGGCCGCGGCACTGGGCATGATCTGCCTGGCCTATGTCACCGCGCCGAATCGCCAACCGGCCGCGCCGAACCTGGCGCCGACTAGCCCCGAGCAAGCCAGCATGAGTGCGCAGCAGACCGGCACTTCCACCGTTGCAGAGGCTGACGCCAGCAACAGCGAGTTCGCCAAGGTTCGCAGCGTGATCGATGAGCGCTGCACGGTGTGCCATGCCGCACAGCCGAGCAGCCCATTGTTCAGCGCGCCCCCGGCAGGCGTGATGTTCGATACGCCTGAGCAGATCAAGCAGCAGGCAGCGAAGATCCATGCGCAGTCCGTCGCCAGCCAGATCATGCCGCTGGGCAATATGACCAACATGACTCAGGAAGAGCGCGACCTGCTTGGTGCCTGGATCGACAAGGGCGCCCCGATCGACTGA